The Arachis hypogaea cultivar Tifrunner chromosome 16, arahy.Tifrunner.gnm2.J5K5, whole genome shotgun sequence genome contains a region encoding:
- the LOC112754368 gene encoding flowering locus K homology domain, whose amino-acid sequence MSGEEFDGHDDMGGYVPEDPGFQQDHSVELDEGNVFDSSGFPQLHQLDEHHDPGNFAEDANPPVNDFAGYDVGDFPEDPSSPQEEHVIEENHDVGDVTENFGPSVPQEGHENDSQGHEIKKWPGWPGENVFRMLVPVQKVGSIIGRKGEFIKKITEETKARIKILDGPPGTMERAVMVSAKEEPDRTIPPAVEGLLRVHKQVINLDHDSADTSGAGPSIITRLLVADTQAGSLIGKQGSTIKSIQDGSGCIIRVLGSENLPVFALRDDSVVEVQGEPAGVHKAVELIAVHLRKFLVDRSIVGVFETKMQMPDVRVNHNAPPRQPWVPPPQGFPAPGGGGPAFAPPSQQYMPPSHPYDNYYPTADMPPMDKQFHQAPLSAYGRDPSAGIHPPSAQPQQSAATKVTQHMQIPLSYADAVIGASGANISYIRRASGASVTVQETRGVPGEMTVEISGTTSEIQAAQQLVQNFVAEAASAAQDQVAGAISQGYGSYPTNAPAYASPPSSTAGHVPSSEYGPMYGTNYGY is encoded by the exons ATGTCTGGGGAAGAATTTGATGGGCATGATGATATGGGAGGGTATGTGCCTGAGGACCCTGGTTTTCAACAAGATCATTCTGTTGAACTTGATGAGGGGAATGTGTTTGATAGCTCTGGTTTTCCTCAGCTGCATCAACTTGATGAACACCATGATCCAGGAAATTTTGCTGAGGATGCCAATCCTCCTGTGAATGATTTTGCTGGCTATGATGTTGGAGATTTTCCGGAAGACCCCAGTTCTCCACAAGAGGAGCATGTCATTGAAGAAAATCATGATGTAGGAGATGTAACTGAGAATTTTGGTCCTTCTGTGCCACAAGAAGGGCATGAGAATGATTCCCAAGGACATGAAATTAAGAAGTGGCCTGGGTGGCCTGGAGAGAATGTCTTCAGGATGTTGGTCCCGGTGCAAAAGGTTGGCAGTATTATTGGCCGGAAGGGTGAGTTTATTAAGAAAATCACAGAAGAAACTAAGGCGCGAATCAAAATTCTTGATGGTCCTCCTGGAACCATGGAAAGAGCT GTAATGGTTTCGGCAAAAGAAGAGCCAGATCGGACCATACCACCTGCAGTTGAGGGTTTGTTAAGGGTTCATAAACAAGTCATCAATCTTGACCATGACTCGGCAGACACATCAGGTGCTGGGCCCTCAATTATCACTAGGCTTCTAGTCGCAGATACTCAAGCAGGAAGTCTGATTGGGAAGCAGGGTTCCACCATAAAATCCATTCAAGATGGCTCTGGTTGCATTATACGTGTTCTTGGATCAG AAAACCTACCTGTGTTTGCTTTGAGAGACGATAGTGTTGTTGAAGTACAAGGTGAACCTGCTGGAGTTCATAAGGCAGTTGAACTTATTGCAGTTCATTTGCGTAAGTTCTTGGTTGACCGCAGCATAGTCGGAGTATTTGAAACAAAG ATGCAAATGCCAGATGTTCGAGTCAACCACAATGCACCCCCACGCCAACCTTGGGTTCCTCCTCCTCAAGGGTTTCCAGCTCCTGGTGGTGGTGGGCCTGCTTTTGCACCCCCTAGTCAGCAATATATGCCACCATCACATCCCTATGATAATTATTACCCAACAGCCGACATGCCTCCTATGGACAAACAATTCCATCAGGCTCCACTATCTGCTTATGGCAGGGATCCATCCGCTGGAATTCATCCACCAAGTGCACAACCACAACAGTCTGCTGCAACTAAG GTTACACAGCACATGCAAATTCCTCTATCATATGCAGATGCTGTTATTGGAGCATCAGGTGCAAATATCAGTTACATTCGTCGTGCTAGTGGAGCAAGTGTTACGGTTCAGGAGACAAGGGGAGTGCCAGGGGAGATGACTGTTGAAATAAGTGGGACTACATCAGAGATACAGGCAGCCCAACAGCTGGTTCAG AACTTCGTCGCTGAAGCTGCAAGTGCTGCCCAGGATCAAGTGGCAGGAGCAATTAGCCAAGGTTACGGTTCCTATCCAACTAATGCTCCAGCATATGCTTCTCCGCCCTCTAGCACTGCTGGCCATGTGCCTTCTTCCGAGTATGGCCCCATGTATGGTACCAATTATGGTTATTAA
- the LOC112754367 gene encoding cytochrome P450 94A1-like, whose amino-acid sequence MIQNIILFLLMFLPFLVFFLIKPYSKKSKTSVIPKSYPIIGSYLALKANSHRRIQWLSDIVLASPAATFTLRRLFGIQSIFTANPATVQHILKNNFPNYRKGDIVVGTLSDLLGNGIFNTNGEDWKFQRQVASHEFNTKSLRNFVENVVDSELSDRLVPILSGAAARQEETLDLQDILQRFAFDNICRIAFGYDPQYLNLSFERSDFAEAFQEATEISSLRFREPLHFVWKLKRALNIGSEKRLRISVSKVRDSANKLVREKKKELQDNSSLGSVDMLSRFLSSGHSDEDFVTDIVISFILAGKDTTSAALTWFFWLLSKNPRVEKEILKEINEKSEAPVYDEVKEMVYTHAALCESMRLYPPVPTDSKEAVNDDVLPDGTAVKKGTVVTYHVYAMGRMESLWGGDWAEFRPERWLERVEGDKWRFVARDSFSYPVFQAGPRICLGKEMAFLQMKRVVAGVLRSFRVVPTAADGVEPEFISFLTSQMKGGFPVKILQRKV is encoded by the coding sequence ATGATTCAAAACATCATCTTGTTCCTGTTAATGTTCCTTCCCTTTCTCGTTTTCTTcttaatcaaaccatattcaaaaaAGAGCAAAACCAGTGTCATCCCAAAATCATACCCAATCATTGGCAGTTACTTAGCACTCAAGGCCAACTCCCACCGCCGCATCCAGTGGCTCTCCGACATCGTCCTTGCCTCCCCTGCTGCCACCTTCACCCTCCGCCGCCTTTTCGGCATCCAATCCATCTTCACCGCCAACCCCGCCACCGTGCAGCATATCCTGAAGAACAACTTCCCCAATTACCGAAAAGGCGATATCGTCGTCGGAACCCTCTCCGATCTCCTCGGAAACGGAATCTTCAACACCAACGGCGAGGACTGGAAGTTCCAGAGACAAGTTGCCAGCCACGAGTTCAACACCAAATCGCTCCGCAATTTCGTGGAGAACGTAGTCGACAGCGAACTCTCCGATCGGCTGGTCCCCATCCTGTCCGGCGCCGCCGCAAGGCAGGAAGAAACCCTGGATTTGCAAGATATCCTTCAGAGATTCGCGTTTGACAACATCTGCAGAATCGCGTTCGGGTACGATCCTCAGTACTTGAACTTATCATTTGAGAGAAGCGACTTCGCCGAGGCATTCCAAGAAGCAACCGAGATCAGCAGTTTACGGTTTCGCGAACCCTTACACTTCGTATGGAAGCTTAAGAGAGCCCTCAACATCGGATCTGAGAAGCGATTGCGAATTTCTGTATCTAAAGTGCGCGACTCTGCCAATAAACTCGTcagagagaagaaaaaggagcTCCAGGACAACTCATCGCTTGGATCCGTCGACATGCTCTCGCGGTTCTTGAGTTCCGGTCACTCCGACGAGGACTTCGTGACGGACATAGTGATAAGCTTCATACTCGCCGGAAAGGACACTACCTCTGCGGCGCTGACGTGGTTCTTCTGGCTGTTATCGAAGAACCCTCGCGTTGAGAAGGAGATTCTGAAAGAGATAAACGAGAAATCAGAAGCTCCGGTTTACGATGAAGTGAAGGAGATGGTGTACACGCACGCTGCCTTGTGTGAGAGCATGAGGCTGTACCCTCCGGTTCCGACGGACAGCAAGGAGGCGGTGAACGACGACGTTTTGCCGGACGGGACGGCGGTGAAGAAGGGAACGGTGGTGACGTATCATGTTTACGCCATGGGCAGGATGGAAAGCCTTTGGGGTGGTGACTGGGCGGAGTTTAGGCCGGAGAGGTGGTTGGAGAGAGTTGAAGGCGACAAGTGGCGGTTCGTGGCGAGGGATTCTTTCAGCTATCCGGTGTTTCAAGCGGGTCCCAGGATTTGCTTGGGGAAGGAAATGGCATTTTTGCAGATGAAGAGGGTGGTGGCTGGAGTTCTGAGGAGCTTTAGGGTGGTTCCCACGGCGGCCGACGGTGTTGAACCGGAGTTCATTTCGTTCTTGACCTCTCAGATGAAAGGTGGTTTTCCTGTTAAGATTCTTCAAAGAAAAGTTTGA